One stretch of Burkholderia oklahomensis C6786 DNA includes these proteins:
- a CDS encoding OsmC family protein, with the protein MSTYTAEVTWQKQESEAFTDNRYSRKHEWRFDGGVRVPASSSPHVVRVPFSDPAAVDPEEAFVAALSSCHMLWFLSLAAQKKFVVTGYRDVAEGTMEKNAEGKEVMTRVVLKPYVTFGGERVPTHEDVDALHHAAHEACYLANSVKTEIGVEGSWAHERAPD; encoded by the coding sequence ATGTCGACCTACACGGCCGAAGTGACGTGGCAGAAGCAGGAAAGTGAGGCGTTCACGGACAACCGCTACAGCAGGAAGCACGAGTGGCGCTTCGACGGCGGTGTCCGCGTACCGGCGTCGAGCTCGCCGCACGTGGTGCGCGTGCCGTTTTCCGATCCGGCGGCGGTCGATCCGGAAGAGGCGTTCGTCGCGGCATTGTCGAGCTGCCACATGCTGTGGTTCCTGTCGCTCGCCGCGCAGAAGAAGTTCGTCGTGACGGGCTACCGCGATGTGGCCGAAGGCACGATGGAAAAGAACGCCGAAGGCAAGGAAGTGATGACGCGCGTCGTGCTGAAGCCGTACGTCACGTTCGGTGGCGAGCGCGTGCCGACGCACGAAGACGTCGACGCGCTGCATCACGCGGCGCACGAGGCGTGCTATCTCGCGAATTCGGTCAAGACCGAGATCGGCGTCGAAGGGAGTTGGGCGCACGAGCGCGCGCCCGACTGA
- a CDS encoding MFS transporter → MPAAPAAPSSAARASAAARLERLPFSGYHKLIFVIIAIAFFFDSVDLGTMTFVLGSIKKEFGLSTATAGLVASASFFGMVLGAAVAGLLADRFGRRPVFQWSMVLWGAASYLCSTAQSVDALIVYRVLLGIGMGMEFPVAQTLLSEFVPAARRGRLIALMDGFWPLGFITAGIVSYFVLPLFGWRTVFALLALPAVFVLVVRRLVPESPRWLEHHGRLAEAERVLAHVETKVMQSARVSSLPAPSRLAEPVAARGRGAFREIWSAAYRRRTTMVWLLWFFALLGFYGLTSWLGALLQQAGFAVTQSVFYTVLISLGGIPGFLCAAWLVERWGRKPTCIASLIGGGAMAYAYGQSALFGGSATLLVCTGLAMQFFLFGMWAVLYTYTPELYGTGARATGSGFASAIGRIGSLIGPYAVGIVLPIFGQGGVFTLGALSFVIAALTVGVLGIETKGMALESLASTDDTSDAARDSAGAVAN, encoded by the coding sequence ATGCCAGCCGCCCCCGCCGCCCCTTCGAGCGCCGCGCGCGCCAGCGCCGCCGCCCGCCTCGAACGATTGCCGTTTTCCGGCTATCACAAGCTCATCTTCGTGATCATCGCGATCGCGTTCTTCTTCGATTCGGTCGACCTCGGCACGATGACCTTCGTGCTCGGTTCGATCAAGAAGGAGTTCGGCCTGTCGACCGCGACTGCCGGCCTCGTCGCCAGCGCGAGCTTCTTCGGGATGGTGCTCGGCGCCGCGGTCGCGGGCCTCCTCGCCGACCGGTTCGGCCGGCGCCCCGTGTTCCAGTGGAGCATGGTGCTGTGGGGCGCGGCGTCGTACCTGTGCTCGACCGCGCAAAGCGTCGACGCGCTGATCGTCTACCGCGTGCTGCTCGGCATCGGCATGGGGATGGAATTTCCGGTCGCGCAGACGCTGCTGTCCGAGTTCGTCCCCGCCGCGAGGCGCGGCCGGCTGATCGCGCTGATGGACGGCTTCTGGCCGCTCGGCTTCATCACCGCCGGAATCGTTTCGTACTTCGTATTGCCGCTGTTCGGCTGGCGCACCGTGTTCGCGCTGCTTGCGCTTCCCGCCGTGTTTGTGCTCGTCGTGCGCCGCCTCGTGCCGGAATCGCCGCGCTGGCTCGAGCATCACGGCCGACTCGCCGAGGCCGAGCGCGTGCTCGCGCACGTCGAGACGAAAGTGATGCAGTCCGCGCGCGTCTCGAGCCTGCCTGCACCATCGCGGCTCGCGGAGCCCGTCGCCGCGCGCGGCCGAGGCGCGTTCCGCGAAATCTGGAGCGCCGCTTACCGCCGCCGCACGACGATGGTGTGGCTGCTGTGGTTCTTCGCGCTGCTCGGGTTCTACGGCCTCACGTCGTGGCTCGGCGCGCTGCTGCAGCAGGCCGGCTTCGCCGTCACGCAATCGGTGTTCTATACGGTGCTGATCTCGCTCGGCGGCATCCCCGGCTTCTTGTGCGCCGCATGGCTCGTCGAGCGCTGGGGACGCAAGCCGACGTGCATCGCTTCGCTCATCGGCGGCGGCGCGATGGCTTACGCATACGGCCAAAGCGCGCTGTTCGGCGGCAGCGCGACGCTGCTCGTCTGCACCGGGCTCGCGATGCAGTTCTTCCTGTTCGGGATGTGGGCAGTGCTCTATACGTACACGCCGGAGCTGTACGGCACGGGCGCGCGCGCGACGGGCTCGGGTTTCGCATCGGCGATCGGGCGGATCGGCTCGCTGATCGGACCGTACGCGGTCGGCATCGTGCTGCCGATCTTCGGGCAAGGCGGCGTGTTCACCCTCGGCGCGCTGTCGTTCGTCATCGCTGCGCTTACGGTCGGCGTACTGGGGATCGAGACGAAAGGCATGGCGCTCGAGTCGCTCGCATCGACGGATGACACGAGCGACGCCGCCCGCGATTCCGCCGGCGCGGTGGCGAACTGA
- a CDS encoding 3-keto-5-aminohexanoate cleavage protein, producing the protein MVKTFYITAAPVGAVPKFLDPLEPKFIPDALLGLLPADTREATINALAANGWEAVPAGGIVREHGFDAPIDLTEYDGAREAASVPDALRQNGWTPNGAVWHRTSISPSLAQPPLITRTTLERLSSIELVRQIVLQLTTFGWTATDDGHLTWTHDRIHTYLSPDFVERIRADNAAVLDLLFENGWRICGAGYWQPGKARSPYLPITADGIVEASREALREGAAAVHLHTRATDDQATLAIPGLNAPISIGSQRNHIVLEDYDHIMPALLDLEPSAILNLSTSARGDRRASQSPLRRAHLKRYGHAQLAPDVASFSPGPVVFQAGGGYDNPNAFLADQLAHFADLGVRPEIEVFNHTIVENSITLYQSPLVKAGVPVLFMLVAAVDQHHRDPVSGDTSDDSLIDVPTRKAIAKLLQAGTDDAHEKAVELAATQLRPTVDKLRDHFPSCKISLLLPGPFQAMLVDVAIALDLDGIRVGLEDALNVFDTRVPGGVRKACGTGDQVRWLRLELERRGIGIVDAETLRDELGMSRPDVALFRQAEAALAHYPADERLVSADTILDALRPIVDTYRKIEDRLAAHLASSASLPTDPAALAEHVFTAARSFGVTIRSFVEELDRYEDHEYLVARYIQIPQALNFARELLVPRGHSIDAYDRALEDYARPGKTVTRDNASYSVRIDQFKPLPLRCLEYLVGIPCRYNSDYSNVVNLGLRQSPRYSATMALLYHALRELTLELRDRSNASHKACGPVWTVLETSAAAGEPPVRRDVAPDELPAAIGSVDWVVLPSTPTTNYPLGLKLSNGMAQLFHGFVAQIAADPTLRPPKQAPRDTPLRLLAITHSGRRDDGETVIEASMLHNRFALNADPAGSYFSQESQLIYERLMLPRLVDKPAKLAYTDQQLVRRDAAGFPLYQDGSRARRIKHEQIERLPFLKCFAHSSGIATAQQLDVQTCRDGERLGLTSDELRAFFDRALFVSFGSAADIHLDWLGTSVVDVTAFNDVRSLAGTTSRHYVIQPGEHADVLQHCLVHTQPADYRYDHATPIWQEGQQGKIVARLTGVFLLDDHARLDDGHSIRRYLAASPLWLRQWIARFHDAPADTGAHAILRELQSSMIDYRASANQTTRRALA; encoded by the coding sequence ATGGTCAAGACCTTCTACATCACCGCAGCCCCTGTCGGCGCTGTCCCGAAGTTCCTCGATCCGTTGGAGCCGAAGTTCATCCCGGATGCCCTGCTCGGGCTGCTGCCCGCGGACACGCGCGAAGCGACGATCAACGCGCTCGCGGCGAACGGATGGGAGGCCGTACCCGCAGGCGGCATCGTGCGCGAACACGGCTTCGACGCACCGATCGATCTCACCGAATACGACGGCGCACGCGAAGCGGCGTCCGTGCCGGATGCGCTGCGTCAGAACGGCTGGACGCCGAACGGCGCCGTATGGCACCGCACGTCGATTTCGCCTTCCCTAGCTCAGCCGCCGCTGATCACGCGCACCACGCTCGAGCGCCTGTCGTCGATCGAGCTGGTCCGGCAGATCGTCCTGCAGCTCACGACATTCGGCTGGACCGCGACCGACGACGGGCACCTGACCTGGACCCACGATCGAATCCACACATATTTGTCGCCGGATTTCGTCGAGCGAATTCGCGCCGACAACGCGGCCGTGCTCGATTTGCTGTTCGAAAACGGCTGGCGGATATGCGGCGCCGGCTATTGGCAACCGGGCAAGGCGCGTTCGCCTTATCTGCCGATCACGGCGGACGGCATCGTCGAAGCATCGCGCGAAGCCCTCCGCGAAGGCGCGGCGGCGGTCCACTTGCACACGCGCGCGACCGACGATCAGGCGACACTCGCAATTCCCGGGCTGAACGCTCCGATCAGCATCGGCTCGCAGCGCAACCACATCGTGCTCGAGGACTACGACCACATCATGCCCGCGCTGCTCGACCTGGAGCCGTCCGCGATCCTGAATCTGTCGACGAGCGCGCGCGGCGACCGGCGCGCGTCGCAAAGCCCGCTGCGGCGTGCGCACCTGAAGCGCTACGGCCATGCGCAACTCGCGCCCGACGTCGCGTCGTTCAGCCCCGGCCCCGTCGTATTCCAGGCGGGCGGCGGCTACGACAACCCGAATGCGTTCCTTGCCGATCAGCTCGCCCATTTCGCGGACCTCGGCGTGCGGCCCGAGATCGAAGTGTTCAACCACACGATCGTCGAGAACTCGATCACGCTCTATCAGTCGCCGCTCGTCAAAGCCGGCGTGCCGGTGCTGTTCATGCTCGTGGCCGCGGTCGATCAGCACCATCGCGACCCCGTCAGCGGCGACACGAGCGACGACTCGCTGATCGACGTGCCCACGCGCAAGGCGATCGCGAAGCTGCTGCAGGCGGGCACCGACGATGCGCACGAGAAGGCCGTCGAACTGGCTGCCACGCAACTGCGTCCGACCGTCGACAAGCTGCGCGACCACTTCCCGTCGTGCAAGATTTCGCTGCTGCTGCCGGGCCCGTTCCAGGCGATGCTCGTCGACGTGGCGATCGCGCTCGACCTCGACGGCATCCGCGTCGGCCTCGAAGACGCGCTGAACGTGTTCGACACGCGCGTGCCGGGCGGCGTGCGCAAGGCGTGCGGAACGGGCGATCAGGTCCGTTGGCTGCGGCTCGAGCTCGAGCGCCGCGGCATCGGCATCGTCGATGCCGAAACGCTGCGCGACGAGCTCGGGATGTCGCGCCCCGACGTCGCGCTGTTCCGGCAAGCCGAGGCGGCGCTCGCGCACTATCCGGCCGACGAGCGTCTCGTATCGGCCGACACGATCCTCGACGCGCTGCGGCCGATCGTCGACACGTATCGCAAGATCGAGGACCGGCTCGCCGCCCACCTCGCGAGCTCGGCGTCGCTGCCGACCGATCCCGCCGCGCTCGCGGAGCACGTATTCACGGCCGCGCGCAGCTTCGGCGTCACGATTCGTTCGTTTGTCGAAGAACTCGATCGCTATGAAGACCACGAATATCTGGTCGCCCGCTACATCCAGATCCCGCAGGCGCTGAATTTCGCGCGCGAGCTGCTCGTGCCGCGCGGCCATTCGATCGATGCGTACGACCGCGCGCTCGAAGACTATGCGCGCCCCGGCAAGACCGTGACGCGCGACAACGCGAGCTACAGCGTGCGCATCGACCAGTTCAAGCCGCTGCCGCTGCGCTGCCTCGAATATTTGGTCGGGATTCCTTGCCGATACAACAGCGACTACAGCAACGTCGTCAATCTCGGCTTGCGCCAGAGCCCGCGCTACAGCGCGACGATGGCGCTGCTCTATCACGCGCTGCGCGAGCTCACGCTCGAGCTGCGCGACCGCTCGAACGCGTCGCACAAGGCGTGCGGCCCCGTCTGGACCGTGCTCGAGACGTCGGCCGCGGCGGGCGAACCGCCCGTGCGCCGCGACGTCGCGCCGGACGAGCTGCCGGCCGCGATCGGCAGCGTCGACTGGGTCGTGCTGCCCAGCACGCCGACCACGAACTATCCGCTCGGCCTCAAGCTGTCGAACGGAATGGCTCAGCTATTCCATGGCTTCGTCGCGCAGATCGCCGCCGATCCGACGCTGCGCCCGCCCAAGCAGGCGCCTCGCGACACACCGCTGCGCCTGCTCGCGATCACGCATTCGGGACGCCGCGACGACGGCGAAACGGTGATCGAAGCCAGCATGCTGCACAACCGCTTCGCACTGAACGCGGATCCGGCCGGCAGCTACTTCAGCCAGGAATCGCAACTGATCTACGAGCGCCTGATGCTGCCGCGCCTCGTCGACAAGCCGGCCAAGCTCGCCTACACGGACCAGCAGCTCGTGCGCCGCGACGCGGCCGGATTCCCGCTTTACCAGGACGGCTCGCGCGCGCGGCGCATCAAGCACGAGCAGATCGAACGGTTGCCGTTCCTCAAGTGCTTCGCGCACAGCTCCGGGATCGCGACCGCACAGCAACTCGACGTACAGACGTGCCGCGACGGCGAGCGCCTCGGCCTCACGAGCGACGAACTCCGGGCGTTCTTCGATCGCGCGCTCTTCGTGTCGTTCGGCTCCGCTGCGGACATTCATCTGGACTGGCTCGGCACGTCGGTCGTCGACGTGACCGCCTTCAACGACGTGCGCAGCCTCGCCGGCACCACGAGCCGTCATTACGTGATCCAGCCCGGCGAACATGCGGACGTGCTGCAGCATTGCCTCGTGCACACGCAGCCCGCCGACTATCGCTACGATCACGCGACGCCGATCTGGCAGGAAGGTCAGCAGGGCAAGATCGTCGCGCGGCTGACGGGCGTGTTCCTGCTCGACGACCACGCGCGGCTCGACGACGGCCATTCGATTCGCCGCTACCTGGCCGCGAGCCCGCTGTGGCTTCGTCAGTGGATCGCGCGATTCCACGACGCGCCAGCCGACACCGGCGCGCATGCGATCCTGCGCGAGCTGCAGTCGTCGATGATCGACTATCGGGCGAGCGCAAATCAGACGACGCGGCGGGCACTCGCGTAA
- the betA gene encoding choline dehydrogenase has protein sequence MTTREFDYIICGAGSAGNVLATRLTEDPDVTVLLLEAGGPDYRFDFRTQMPAALAYPLQGRRYNWAYETDPEPHMNHRRMECGRGKGLGGSSLINGMCYIRGNALDYDNWSTHEGLDDWTYLDCLPYFRKAETRDVGPNDYHGGDGPVSVTTSKPGVNPLFEAMVEAGVQAGYPRTDDLNGYQQEGFGPMDRTVTPRGRRASTARGYLDQARSRPNLEIVTHALADRILFSGKRATGVTFLHGSERVTAHARREVLVCSGAIASPQLLQRSGIGPGEWLRELDIPVVLDLPGVGRNLQDHLEMYIQYECKEPVSLYPALKWRNQPKIGLEWMINGTGLGASNHFEAGGFIRTRDDDLWPNIQYHFLPVAINYNGSNAIEMHGFQAHVGSMRSPSRGRVKLRSRDPNAHPSILFNYMSEALDWREFRDAIRATREIMRQPALDRYRGHELNPGVDLKSDDDLDTFVRTRAETAFHPSCSCKMGFDNMAVVDNEGRVHGLEGLRVVDASIMPIITTGNLNAPTIMIAEKIADKIRKRKPLERSNARYYVANGAPARGNKPARAPATV, from the coding sequence ATGACGACACGCGAATTCGATTACATCATCTGCGGCGCAGGCTCCGCGGGCAACGTGCTCGCGACTCGCCTCACCGAGGATCCGGACGTCACCGTGCTGCTCCTCGAGGCGGGCGGCCCCGACTACCGGTTCGACTTCCGCACGCAGATGCCCGCGGCGCTCGCGTACCCGCTGCAGGGCCGGCGCTACAACTGGGCATACGAAACCGATCCCGAGCCGCACATGAACCATCGCCGGATGGAGTGCGGGCGCGGCAAGGGCCTCGGCGGCTCGTCGCTGATCAACGGGATGTGCTACATCCGCGGCAACGCGCTCGACTACGACAACTGGTCGACCCACGAGGGCCTCGACGACTGGACATACCTCGACTGCCTGCCGTACTTCAGGAAGGCCGAGACGCGCGACGTCGGCCCGAACGACTATCACGGCGGCGACGGCCCGGTGTCGGTCACGACGAGCAAGCCCGGCGTGAATCCGCTCTTCGAAGCGATGGTCGAGGCCGGCGTGCAGGCGGGCTATCCGCGCACCGACGACCTCAACGGCTATCAGCAGGAAGGCTTCGGCCCGATGGATCGCACGGTTACGCCGCGCGGCCGCCGTGCGTCGACCGCGCGCGGCTATCTCGACCAGGCCCGCTCGCGCCCGAATCTCGAGATCGTCACACATGCGCTCGCCGATCGCATTCTGTTCTCCGGCAAGCGCGCGACGGGCGTCACGTTCCTTCACGGCAGCGAGCGCGTCACCGCGCACGCGCGCCGCGAAGTGCTCGTGTGCAGCGGCGCGATCGCGTCGCCGCAACTGCTGCAACGCTCCGGCATCGGTCCCGGCGAATGGCTGCGCGAACTCGACATACCGGTCGTGCTCGATCTGCCCGGCGTCGGCCGCAATCTGCAGGATCACCTGGAGATGTACATCCAGTACGAATGCAAGGAGCCCGTGTCGCTGTATCCGGCGCTCAAGTGGCGGAACCAGCCGAAGATCGGCCTCGAATGGATGATCAACGGCACGGGCCTCGGCGCAAGCAATCATTTCGAGGCAGGCGGATTCATCCGCACGCGCGACGACGATCTCTGGCCGAACATTCAGTACCACTTCCTGCCCGTCGCGATCAATTACAACGGCTCGAACGCGATCGAGATGCACGGTTTCCAGGCGCACGTCGGCTCGATGCGCTCGCCGAGCCGCGGCCGCGTGAAGCTGCGCTCGCGCGATCCGAATGCGCATCCGAGCATTCTGTTCAACTACATGTCGGAAGCACTCGACTGGCGCGAGTTCCGCGATGCGATTCGCGCGACGCGCGAGATCATGCGCCAGCCTGCGCTCGACCGCTATCGCGGCCACGAGCTGAACCCGGGCGTCGACCTGAAGAGCGACGACGATCTCGACACGTTCGTGCGCACACGCGCGGAAACGGCGTTCCATCCGTCGTGCTCGTGCAAGATGGGCTTCGACAACATGGCCGTCGTCGACAACGAAGGGCGCGTGCACGGGCTCGAGGGGCTGCGGGTCGTCGACGCGTCGATCATGCCGATCATCACGACCGGCAATCTGAACGCGCCGACGATCATGATCGCCGAGAAGATCGCCGACAAGATCCGCAAGCGCAAGCCGCTCGAACGCTCGAACGCGCGGTACTACGTCGCGAACGGCGCGCCCGCGCGCGGCAACAAGCCCGCACGGGCGCCCGCCACCGTGTAA
- the betB gene encoding betaine-aldehyde dehydrogenase produces the protein MSVYGLQRLYIAGAYADATSGKTFDTFDPATGERLASVQQASDDDVERAVASAHEGQREWAAMTAMQRSRILRRAVELLRERNDELAELEMRDTGKPIAETRAVDIVTGADVIEYYAGLATAIEGLQVPLRPDSFVYTRREPLGVCAGIGAWNYPIQIACWKSAPALAAGNAMIFKPSEVTPLSALKLAEIYTEAGVPAGVFNVVQGDGSVGALLTAHPGIAKVSFTGGVETGKKVMSLAGASSLKEVTMELGGKSPLIVFDDADLDRAADIAVTANFFSAGQVCTNGTRVFVQQAVKDAFVQRVLERVARIRIGKPSDPDTNFGPLASAAQLDKVLGYIESGQAEGAKLLAGGTRVAHDHFANGQYVAPTVFGDCRDDMKIVREEIFGPVMSILSFETEDEAIARANATEYGLAAGVVTENLSRAHRAIHRLEAGICWINTWGESPAEMPVGGYKQSGVGRENGITTLEHYTRIKSVQVELGRYQPVF, from the coding sequence ATGTCCGTATACGGCCTGCAACGCCTTTACATCGCCGGCGCCTACGCCGACGCCACGAGCGGCAAGACGTTCGACACGTTCGATCCGGCGACGGGCGAACGGCTCGCGAGCGTCCAGCAAGCGAGCGACGACGACGTCGAGCGCGCGGTCGCGTCCGCGCACGAAGGTCAGCGCGAATGGGCCGCGATGACCGCGATGCAGCGCTCGCGCATCCTGCGCCGCGCGGTCGAGCTATTGCGCGAGCGCAACGACGAGCTCGCCGAGCTCGAGATGCGCGACACGGGCAAGCCGATCGCGGAGACGCGCGCCGTCGACATCGTCACGGGCGCCGACGTGATCGAGTACTACGCGGGCCTCGCAACGGCAATCGAAGGCCTGCAAGTGCCGCTGCGTCCGGACTCGTTCGTCTATACGCGCCGCGAGCCGCTCGGCGTGTGCGCGGGCATCGGCGCATGGAACTATCCGATCCAGATCGCATGCTGGAAGAGCGCGCCCGCGCTCGCCGCCGGCAACGCGATGATCTTCAAGCCGAGCGAAGTCACGCCGCTGTCCGCGCTCAAGCTCGCCGAGATCTACACCGAAGCGGGCGTGCCCGCCGGCGTGTTCAACGTCGTGCAGGGCGACGGCTCGGTCGGCGCGCTGCTGACCGCGCATCCGGGGATCGCGAAGGTGTCGTTTACAGGCGGCGTCGAGACCGGCAAGAAGGTGATGTCGCTCGCGGGCGCGTCCTCGCTGAAGGAAGTGACGATGGAGTTGGGCGGCAAGTCGCCCCTCATCGTGTTCGACGACGCCGACCTCGATCGCGCGGCCGACATCGCCGTCACCGCGAACTTCTTCAGCGCCGGCCAGGTGTGCACGAACGGCACGCGCGTGTTCGTCCAGCAAGCGGTGAAGGACGCATTCGTTCAGCGCGTGCTCGAACGCGTCGCGCGGATCCGCATCGGCAAACCTTCGGACCCCGACACGAATTTCGGCCCGCTCGCAAGTGCGGCGCAGCTCGACAAGGTGCTCGGCTACATCGAGAGCGGCCAGGCCGAAGGCGCGAAGCTGCTCGCGGGCGGCACGCGCGTCGCGCACGATCACTTCGCGAACGGCCAGTATGTCGCGCCGACCGTGTTCGGCGATTGCCGCGACGACATGAAGATCGTCCGCGAAGAAATCTTCGGCCCGGTGATGAGCATTCTGTCGTTCGAAACGGAAGACGAGGCGATCGCACGCGCGAACGCAACCGAGTACGGCCTCGCCGCGGGCGTCGTCACCGAGAACCTGTCGCGCGCGCACCGTGCGATCCATCGTCTCGAAGCCGGCATCTGCTGGATCAACACATGGGGCGAATCGCCCGCCGAGATGCCGGTTGGCGGCTATAAGCAATCCGGTGTCGGACGCGAGAACGGCATCACGACGCTCGAGCACTACACTCGAATCAAATCGGTGCAGGTCGAGCTCGGCCGCTATCAACCGGTGTTCTAA
- the betI gene encoding transcriptional regulator BetI, giving the protein MPKLGMREIRRAQLIDATLRTIDEAGLPGTTLASVAQRANISTGIVSHYFGDKDGLLEATMRHVLRDLWAATARRRAAAPAEPRTRLRAVVAANFDDTQISAPVMKTWLAFWSQSMHEPTLKRLQRVNTRRLYSNLCAEFAKTLPRARAREAASGLAALIDGLWLRGALAGEPFDTKAALKLANDYIDLLLAPRA; this is encoded by the coding sequence ATGCCCAAACTCGGAATGCGCGAGATCCGCCGCGCCCAATTGATCGACGCGACGCTGCGCACCATCGACGAGGCCGGCCTGCCCGGCACGACGCTCGCGTCCGTCGCGCAGCGCGCGAACATTTCGACGGGCATCGTCAGCCATTACTTCGGCGACAAGGACGGCCTGCTCGAAGCGACGATGCGCCACGTGCTGCGCGACCTGTGGGCCGCGACCGCGCGCCGTCGGGCCGCCGCGCCCGCCGAGCCGCGCACGCGCCTGCGCGCCGTCGTCGCCGCCAATTTCGACGACACGCAGATCAGCGCGCCCGTGATGAAGACCTGGCTCGCGTTCTGGTCGCAGAGCATGCATGAGCCGACGTTGAAACGCCTGCAGCGCGTCAACACGCGCCGACTCTATTCGAATCTGTGTGCGGAGTTTGCCAAAACGCTGCCGCGCGCACGAGCCCGCGAGGCCGCCAGCGGCCTCGCCGCGCTGATCGACGGCCTGTGGCTGCGCGGCGCGCTCGCGGGCGAACCGTTCGACACGAAGGCGGCCCTGAAGCTCGCCAACGATTACATCGACCTGCTGCTCGCGCCGCGCGCCTGA
- a CDS encoding alpha/beta fold hydrolase, translating to MPIEKQVVALPNGLKVHVERHVFDPAFETVILVNGALATTASFGQTIRYLGERLNAVCFDLPYAGQSRQHNPGEYILTKDDEVEILLYLAARFAPSYLLSVSWGGVASLFALARGCASVRRAVIASFSPFLNDAMTDYVTRARDHIAAGENLKAAQLLNDTVGRYLPRIMKLYNYRYLTKLPRKEQDQVAFHVDQILSMQPEQYLPEFRNIGCDVKFVNGELDEYTTSSDVRRLGAYVRRAEFATIRQAGHFLDLEGRQQQEQVRSTVLSFFGEERASAARDAAQGEALAPLGQMPALS from the coding sequence ATGCCTATCGAGAAACAGGTCGTAGCGCTGCCGAACGGACTGAAGGTCCACGTCGAGCGTCACGTGTTCGATCCGGCCTTCGAGACGGTCATCCTCGTCAACGGCGCACTGGCGACGACCGCGTCGTTCGGCCAGACGATCCGTTACCTGGGCGAGCGCCTGAACGCGGTGTGCTTCGACTTGCCGTACGCGGGCCAGTCGCGGCAGCACAATCCGGGCGAGTACATTCTGACGAAGGACGACGAGGTCGAGATTCTGCTGTACCTGGCGGCGCGGTTCGCGCCGAGTTATCTGCTGTCGGTGTCGTGGGGCGGGGTGGCGTCGCTGTTCGCGCTGGCGCGGGGCTGCGCGAGCGTGCGCCGGGCGGTGATCGCGTCGTTCTCGCCGTTCCTGAACGACGCGATGACGGACTACGTGACGCGCGCGCGCGACCACATCGCGGCGGGCGAGAACCTGAAGGCGGCGCAACTGCTGAACGACACGGTGGGGCGCTACCTGCCGCGGATCATGAAGCTGTACAACTACCGCTACCTGACGAAGCTGCCGCGCAAGGAGCAGGACCAGGTGGCGTTCCACGTCGACCAGATCCTGTCGATGCAGCCGGAGCAGTATCTGCCGGAATTCCGCAACATCGGCTGCGACGTGAAGTTCGTCAACGGCGAGCTGGACGAGTACACGACGTCGTCGGACGTGCGCCGGCTCGGCGCGTACGTGCGCCGGGCGGAGTTTGCGACGATCCGCCAGGCGGGCCACTTCCTGGATCTCGAAGGGCGGCAGCAGCAGGAGCAGGTTCGCTCGACGGTCCTGAGCTTCTTCGGCGAGGAGCGGGCGAGCGCGGCGCGGGACGCGGCGCAGGGCGAGGCGCTCGCGCCGCTCGGGCAGATGCCGGCGCTGTCGTAG